Part of the Ochrobactrum sp. Marseille-Q0166 genome is shown below.
GGCGGTAAGTTGAAATCCCTGGATGTCATACCGGAAATCCATGCATTGGCGCACGGCTGAGGAGCTTTTGCCCCTCCTCAACAGTTGCGCGGCAAGCGCGCAAGCGTTCACCATAGTGTGTCCAGACAGAACAGTCCTGACATGCTCCCATTAGGCAAAAGCCGGCTCTCGGTGTTTTATCAAACTCTGAGAATGACAGGCTTTTCTGCTGCCGTAACAAAGCCGCTATCACGGTCTCTCCGTGATAAGCAGGAATGGAGTGGTCATCGAAATAAATAACGAAGTCCGGCTTTTTGCCTGAGCTTATAGGAAGGAATTGACCTCCGTTCATTATGTTCCCCATTATTGTTATGCAATAACTACTATCTTATAATGGTAAGTATAAGTTTTCCCTATTGTCAATCAAAATGCGCTGGGCAATGCGAATATTAGCTCACCGACATGGAGTGGGCAGCTGC
Proteins encoded:
- a CDS encoding (2Fe-2S)-binding protein, whose product is MGNIMNGGQFLPISSGKKPDFVIYFDDHSIPAYHGETVIAALLRQQKSLSFSEFDKTPRAGFCLMGACQDCSVWTHYGERLRACRATVEEGQKLLSRAPMHGFPV